In a single window of the Leptospira sanjuanensis genome:
- the trpS gene encoding tryptophan--tRNA ligase codes for MRILTGVQPSGKLHLGNFFSVIRKLKEYQETTDLFCFVADLHSLTTFSSKEKQRENTYNAVCDFLALGIDPDRCTFWLQSSVPEVTELTWYLSHSISVNQLELAHSFKDKVAKGFHPRGGLFFYPVLMAADILGFNSDRVPVGKDQKQHLEYARDIASSFNREVGPVFKVPEPEIDEATALVPGTDGQKMSKSYGNTINFFDSEKELKKSIMSIMTDSAGVDEAKDPSKSHIYAIHSLFLDAQGREALKQKFLTPGTGYGDLKKQLLQDTLDYFAPYRKEREKIGADKSYAEEALKKGKEKAQKTIVAVLDQVRSALGMYRF; via the coding sequence ATGAGGATTCTTACAGGAGTCCAGCCCTCCGGCAAACTTCACTTAGGAAATTTTTTTTCCGTCATTCGAAAACTCAAAGAATATCAGGAAACGACGGACTTATTTTGTTTCGTTGCGGATCTACATTCTTTGACCACCTTCTCCTCAAAAGAGAAACAAAGGGAAAATACGTACAACGCAGTCTGTGATTTTTTAGCGCTTGGAATCGATCCCGATCGTTGCACGTTTTGGTTGCAATCTTCCGTTCCCGAAGTGACCGAACTCACATGGTATCTCAGTCATTCGATCAGCGTAAATCAGCTCGAACTTGCGCATTCTTTCAAGGACAAGGTCGCGAAAGGATTTCATCCGAGAGGCGGTCTTTTCTTTTATCCCGTTTTGATGGCCGCGGATATTCTCGGTTTTAACAGCGATCGAGTTCCCGTCGGAAAGGATCAGAAACAACATTTGGAATACGCGAGAGATATCGCTTCGAGCTTCAACCGCGAAGTCGGCCCCGTTTTTAAAGTTCCCGAACCGGAAATCGACGAAGCGACCGCGCTCGTGCCGGGAACGGACGGACAAAAAATGTCCAAGTCGTACGGCAATACGATCAACTTCTTCGATTCCGAAAAAGAACTTAAGAAATCCATAATGTCAATTATGACCGATTCCGCAGGAGTCGACGAAGCGAAGGATCCTTCCAAAAGTCATATCTACGCAATTCATTCCCTTTTTCTCGACGCGCAGGGAAGAGAAGCCCTGAAACAAAAGTTTCTGACTCCGGGGACCGGATACGGGGATTTAAAAAAACAGCTTTTGCAGGATACGCTGGATTACTTCGCTCCGTATCGAAAAGAACGCGAAAAGATCGGCGCAGACAAATCCTATGCGGAAGAAGCTCTCAAAAAAGGGAAAGAAAAGGCGCAAAAGACGATCGTAGCGGTTTTGGATCAAGTGCGTTCCGCTCTCGGAATGTATCGTTTTTAA
- a CDS encoding ComEC/Rec2 family competence protein → MKKHLLDWVPCSAFSKFSLGTLTGIVLDLLFPGTAILWIGIVLITFSLSGFFEKRFQISEYFFFGIFFLLAATSFYPERFQPSHFPKNTFLPVPKKNLFGEPEKIFQERFRERVLFDLKQAALEKKAQRIALGLLFGEAKQLSKDFKEKAKEGGILHLFAASGLHLGILMGVQFRLLNLIPSFGHRLPRILPLLTGFLYLSALGYPVSLTRAWIFAGMLLLQGLFYRKLRPIDLLLGSAWIVWIADPFRFYSVSFSLSFGAVTGIFLFSNPIRILFRFLSDENRISSFFKENLSISFSAGLGTMPVLLSAFGSFSFGSILLNLLVVPLAGILLPILYLSICVQETAVPLLNEPLWSITEFLIFILAYLSERLSEPLGFYREMGDAAAIGMSGWVLLCIGVFAFAWLPEKLRLKTDANNNIRNSEFSFRSRLSKESFSKKRFLSPKRIDSILCGSFILFTIALHVLLYRSSDLFPNETKLIYNRFFLILRSGDSLFFSGKCKYGFKTISKAFQKTKKNFCESQKDSPLNRVFVEDESCLIWAFSCLKNLSKTPILYAGQNPEPWIAASRFPLQRSEPIREISLRNESKIVFFHTKKDSLFALSQKTKTGRGWILLETPFGSKDKAEVWNQNRKLLGLSESWVFLEKDELQRIPISESF, encoded by the coding sequence ATGAAAAAACATCTCCTCGACTGGGTGCCCTGCTCCGCATTCTCGAAATTTTCCCTAGGAACACTAACCGGAATCGTACTCGATTTGCTTTTTCCGGGAACCGCAATCCTTTGGATCGGAATCGTCCTCATCACATTTTCATTAAGCGGGTTTTTCGAAAAACGATTTCAAATATCCGAATATTTTTTTTTTGGAATATTCTTTCTTTTGGCCGCGACATCTTTCTATCCCGAAAGATTTCAGCCCTCACATTTTCCGAAAAACACATTTCTGCCCGTTCCGAAAAAGAATCTTTTCGGAGAACCCGAAAAGATTTTCCAAGAACGATTTCGGGAACGAGTTCTATTCGATTTAAAACAAGCCGCTTTGGAAAAAAAAGCCCAACGAATCGCACTCGGTTTGCTTTTCGGAGAAGCGAAACAACTTTCCAAAGATTTCAAAGAGAAAGCGAAAGAAGGAGGAATTCTTCATTTGTTCGCCGCCTCGGGTTTACACCTTGGAATTCTGATGGGAGTTCAATTTCGACTTCTCAATTTAATTCCGAGCTTCGGCCATCGTTTGCCGAGAATCCTTCCGCTTTTGACCGGATTTCTTTATCTTTCCGCCCTAGGTTATCCCGTTTCTCTCACAAGAGCTTGGATCTTTGCGGGAATGCTTCTGCTTCAAGGATTGTTCTACCGGAAACTCCGTCCGATCGATCTGCTCCTCGGTTCGGCGTGGATCGTATGGATCGCGGACCCGTTCCGATTTTATTCGGTTTCCTTTTCTCTTTCTTTCGGAGCCGTAACGGGTATATTCCTTTTTTCGAATCCGATCCGGATCTTATTCCGCTTTCTTTCGGATGAGAATCGGATTTCCTCCTTTTTTAAGGAGAATCTATCGATCTCTTTTTCCGCCGGACTCGGAACCATGCCGGTTTTATTATCTGCGTTCGGTTCTTTCAGTTTCGGTTCCATCCTACTCAATCTGCTCGTGGTTCCTTTGGCGGGAATTCTTCTTCCGATTCTATATCTTTCCATCTGCGTTCAGGAAACCGCCGTCCCGTTGTTAAACGAACCGCTTTGGTCCATTACGGAATTCTTAATATTTATTCTCGCGTATCTTTCGGAACGTCTTTCCGAACCTTTGGGTTTTTACAGGGAAATGGGGGACGCGGCGGCGATCGGAATGTCCGGTTGGGTTTTACTCTGTATCGGTGTGTTCGCTTTTGCTTGGCTTCCGGAAAAACTTCGTTTAAAAACGGATGCGAATAATAACATTCGAAATTCTGAATTTTCTTTCCGATCCCGGCTTTCAAAAGAATCGTTTTCGAAAAAAAGATTCCTTTCCCCAAAGAGGATCGATTCGATTCTTTGCGGCTCGTTTATCCTTTTTACAATCGCGCTTCATGTTCTGTTGTATCGATCCTCGGACTTGTTTCCAAACGAAACGAAACTCATTTACAATCGATTCTTCCTTATCCTACGAAGCGGAGATTCTCTTTTCTTTTCGGGAAAATGCAAATACGGATTCAAGACGATTTCAAAAGCGTTTCAAAAAACCAAAAAGAATTTTTGCGAATCGCAAAAAGATTCTCCCTTGAACCGCGTTTTTGTGGAAGACGAATCCTGTTTGATTTGGGCTTTCTCTTGTTTGAAGAACCTTTCTAAAACACCGATCCTATACGCTGGACAAAACCCGGAACCGTGGATCGCAGCGAGTCGCTTTCCTCTTCAAAGGTCGGAACCGATTCGAGAAATTTCACTTCGGAACGAATCCAAAATCGTATTCTTTCATACGAAAAAGGATTCTTTGTTTGCGCTTTCCCAAAAAACGAAAACGGGTCGAGGTTGGATTCTTTTGGAAACTCCTTTCGGCAGCAAAGACAAGGCGGAAGTCTGGAATCAAAACCGAAAACTGCTTGGGCTTTCGGAGAGTTGGGTGTTTCTGGAAAAAGATGAGCTCCAGAGAATACCCATTTCGGAAAGTTTCTGA